DNA from Candidatus Binataceae bacterium:
TCGTTCGCTGACTCCCTCCGAATGACACCTTGACGCCTTTCCGGATACCTAGGTTATTTGCGCGACATCACACTAGTCTAGGCGTTAGGGTCGAGTCCCCATTTGCGCTTGTTTTCGGCAACCTGGTCGGAGGTCGGATGCTCGGTCTGGGTGAAGGTCTTCACCTTGAACCGATCGGCCAGTTCGAGCGTGGCGTGGTTGAGCGCGATATCGTCCTTGAAGACTTCAGGGGTCGCCGGCTCCTCGAAGATCGCCTGCCACGGGCACTCTGGCTCGCACGCGCCGCAGTCGATGCATTCGTCCGGATTGATGTAGAGCATGTTGGGGAAGCGCTGTT
Protein-coding regions in this window:
- a CDS encoding ferredoxin family protein, which gives rise to MPWTITRLCIDCVDTGCVSVCPVDCIYEYVGEDKQRFPNMLYINPDECIDCGACEPECPWQAIFEEPATPEVFKDDIALNHATLELADRFKVKTFTQTEHPTSDQVAENKRKWGLDPNA